The following are from one region of the Hyphomicrobium album genome:
- a CDS encoding glutaminase: protein MSKLETVVNEIVAEMRDMPQRGEVASYIPELARVDPKAFGLVVIDAEGKVAAAGDADTPFSIQSISKVFTLTLALGKFGDRLWQRVGREPSGSRFNSIVQLEYEKGIPRNPFINAGAIAVTDAILGGHQPREALGEILRFMQYVAADDTIYIDDKVAASEQRTGFGNIALANYMKSFGVIEGPVDYTLGVYFHHCAIAMSCRQLAMAARYLAHFGNDPTTVLPVVTPERARRINALMLTCGHYDGSGEFAYRVGLPGKSGVGGGIMAIVPGKASIAVWSPGLDASGNSQLGQLALERLSKRMEWSIFGA, encoded by the coding sequence GTGTCGAAACTCGAAACCGTCGTCAATGAGATCGTCGCCGAGATGCGGGACATGCCGCAGCGGGGCGAGGTAGCGAGTTACATTCCCGAACTCGCCCGCGTCGACCCGAAGGCGTTCGGCCTCGTCGTGATCGATGCGGAGGGGAAGGTCGCTGCCGCCGGCGACGCCGATACGCCGTTCTCGATCCAGAGCATCTCCAAGGTGTTCACGCTCACCTTGGCGCTGGGCAAGTTCGGCGACCGGCTATGGCAGCGCGTCGGCCGCGAGCCATCGGGTAGCCGCTTCAACTCGATCGTGCAGCTCGAGTACGAGAAGGGCATCCCGCGCAACCCGTTCATCAACGCCGGCGCCATCGCCGTCACCGACGCCATCCTCGGCGGCCACCAGCCGCGCGAGGCGCTGGGCGAGATCCTGCGCTTCATGCAGTACGTCGCCGCCGACGACACGATCTATATCGACGACAAGGTTGCCGCCTCCGAGCAGCGCACCGGTTTCGGCAATATCGCCCTCGCCAACTACATGAAGTCGTTCGGCGTCATCGAAGGACCGGTCGACTACACGCTGGGCGTCTATTTTCACCACTGCGCCATTGCCATGTCGTGCCGGCAGCTCGCCATGGCGGCGCGCTACCTCGCGCACTTCGGCAACGACCCGACGACGGTTCTGCCGGTGGTAACGCCCGAGCGCGCCCGGCGCATCAATGCGCTGATGCTGACCTGCGGGCACTACGACGGGTCGGGTGAGTTCGCCTACCGCGTGGGTCTGCCGGGCAAGAGCGGCGTCGGCGGCGGGATCATGGCCATCGTGCCGGGGAAGGCGTCGATCGCGGTGTGGTCGCCGGGGCTGGATGCTTCGGGGAATTCGCAGCTCGGCCAGTTGGCGCTCGAGCGGCTCTCTAAACGGATGGAATGGTCCATCTTCGGCGCGTGA